From one Microbulbifer sp. A4B17 genomic stretch:
- a CDS encoding SIS domain-containing protein — MEQRVVTLFHHSLEATMNAGEILAPLIAEASEMVVHTLLAESKVLLCGNGVSGALAQSFSSQLTGGFQRERPGLPAMALNSDGVSMGTVASNHGGADTFAHPVRALGQPGDLLVIISSDGRDSNLVQAMRAARDRDMGILALTGGDGGDCAALLDTHDIELRVPSDVAAEVHQVHLLTIFCLCDLIDSSLFGGYEE; from the coding sequence ATGGAACAGCGAGTCGTAACCCTTTTTCACCACAGCCTTGAAGCCACAATGAACGCTGGCGAGATACTGGCCCCGCTGATAGCAGAAGCCAGTGAAATGGTGGTGCATACTCTCTTGGCAGAGAGCAAAGTCCTGCTCTGTGGCAATGGTGTCAGCGGCGCCCTGGCGCAGAGTTTTAGCTCGCAACTGACGGGTGGGTTCCAACGCGAGCGCCCCGGCTTGCCGGCAATGGCGCTTAATAGCGACGGCGTTTCCATGGGAACCGTTGCCTCAAACCACGGCGGTGCGGACACCTTCGCACACCCTGTTCGCGCCCTGGGGCAACCCGGTGATCTTCTCGTGATTATCAGCAGCGACGGGCGCGACTCAAACCTGGTTCAGGCCATGCGTGCAGCTCGGGATCGGGATATGGGCATACTCGCACTCACCGGTGGTGATGGCGGCGACTGCGCCGCGCTTCTGGATACCCACGATATTGAACTCCGAGTGCCATCCGATGTCGCAGCAGAGGTACACCAAGTACACCTTCTGACTATTTTTTGCCTGTGCGACCTAATCGACAGTAGTTTGTTTGGTGGCTACGAGGAATAA
- a CDS encoding acetyl-CoA C-acyltransferase has protein sequence MSDVTSDPVVIVGMSRTPMGAMQGSLSALTAPQLGAAAIRAALEDAGVAPADVDEVLMGCVLPAGVGQAPARQASLGAGIPVGTPCTTVNKVCGSGMKTVMMARDALLMGEGKVIVAGGMESMSNAPYLLAKARSGMRLGHGEVKDSMFLDGLENAADGKLMGTFAESTADKYNFTREEQDAFALESLARAQAAIESGDFAREIASVTIASRKGEVEVSVDEAPGNARPDKIPQLKPAFRKDGTVTAANSSSISDGAAALVLMRRSEAEKRGLKVLAVLKGQSQFAREPEWFTTAPVGAMHKLLENAGWSAADVDLFEINEAFAVVTMAAMRELDLPWERVNVNGGACALGHPLGASGARILVTLLAAMEKRNARKGVASLCIGGGEATAVAIERV, from the coding sequence ATGAGTGATGTAACTTCGGACCCCGTGGTGATTGTCGGAATGTCGCGTACGCCGATGGGCGCTATGCAGGGCAGCCTTTCAGCCCTTACTGCCCCGCAGTTGGGAGCAGCGGCAATTCGCGCAGCCCTGGAGGATGCGGGTGTGGCACCTGCCGATGTGGATGAAGTACTTATGGGTTGTGTGCTGCCGGCGGGCGTTGGCCAGGCTCCGGCGCGCCAGGCATCTCTGGGGGCTGGAATCCCGGTGGGTACTCCCTGTACCACCGTTAATAAGGTCTGTGGCTCCGGAATGAAGACGGTGATGATGGCCCGCGATGCCCTGCTTATGGGCGAGGGTAAGGTTATCGTTGCTGGTGGTATGGAAAGTATGAGCAATGCGCCTTATCTGCTCGCCAAGGCTCGCTCTGGTATGCGTCTGGGTCACGGAGAGGTCAAAGACTCCATGTTCCTGGATGGCCTTGAAAATGCTGCCGATGGCAAGCTGATGGGCACTTTCGCTGAATCTACCGCAGATAAGTACAATTTCACCCGGGAGGAGCAAGACGCTTTTGCCCTGGAATCCCTGGCGCGCGCCCAGGCTGCGATTGAAAGTGGAGATTTTGCTCGTGAAATTGCCTCAGTCACGATTGCCTCCCGCAAAGGTGAGGTTGAGGTTAGCGTTGACGAGGCCCCAGGCAATGCCCGCCCGGATAAGATCCCTCAGTTAAAGCCAGCATTTCGTAAAGATGGCACCGTAACTGCAGCGAATTCCAGCTCAATTTCCGACGGTGCTGCAGCGCTGGTGCTGATGCGCAGAAGCGAAGCTGAGAAGCGTGGATTGAAAGTTCTGGCGGTGCTCAAAGGTCAGTCCCAGTTTGCCCGTGAGCCCGAGTGGTTTACCACAGCCCCGGTCGGCGCTATGCACAAGCTGTTGGAAAATGCTGGTTGGTCAGCTGCGGACGTGGATCTTTTCGAGATTAACGAGGCATTTGCAGTAGTGACTATGGCTGCTATGCGAGAACTCGATTTGCCCTGGGAGAGGGTTAATGTTAACGGCGGTGCCTGTGCCTTAGGTCATCCGCTGGGTGCCAGTGGTGCCCGGATCCTGGTAACCCTGTTGGCGGCGATGGAGAAGCGCAATGCCAGGAAAGGCGTGGCGAGCCTTTGTATCGGGGGTGGTGAGGCCACGGCGGTTGCTATTGAGCGCGTATAA
- a CDS encoding penicillin-binding protein activator — protein MSASSRRTSTVITRMAAASLAVALAACQTPASRPNVYQPNYSAGHNASRSEAVRMLRSAETLPAPARDQQRLQAAAILYELGDKETAKEAVIKITPEQLDDNLFASYAQVYGRLLAADDDFFEALDLAASPRLENVWPQLPQETALPLRTLRADLWGLLGNLDSAINERREISYIARSDKAITENNNGFWHLLTQLPSSELQTRATQSNDTQMRAWYQLALLGRDTQTDISSQLTALSRWRERWPAHSANAHPPQALQLLEQLATQRADRVALLLPLSGPLGNAGRAIRDGFMAAHYTALNAGGATPKVMVYDTGVDQPFEEIYQSAVDAGAQMIVGPLDKSKVANLLATEKLPVPTLALNYGDEGRLTTDLVQFGLAIEDEARQIAQHAYRQGKRQAMVLTADNSWGQRGAEAFEEEWLRLGGSISIRRTFKDNSKFSALVSDSLLIPASNARKKELQSRLAAKLEFTPRRRDDVDMVFLAAQPQQARQLNPMLTYYYASDLPVYATSHVFGGSINRNRDRDMNGIRFTALPWLFESNQTKQDIEEQASPAPAFARLYALGADAFRLYPRLPMLRQFPEQKMHGLTGALSLSADGRIVREQMWARIDKGVPVPITTVEPQLPQREPIELSGNREAF, from the coding sequence ATGTCCGCCTCTTCCCGGCGCACCTCTACTGTAATCACCAGAATGGCAGCTGCCTCACTGGCAGTAGCACTGGCTGCTTGCCAGACACCGGCTTCCCGGCCAAACGTTTACCAGCCGAATTACTCGGCCGGACACAATGCCAGTCGCAGTGAAGCTGTGCGCATGCTGCGCAGTGCCGAGACCCTGCCGGCGCCGGCACGGGATCAACAGCGCCTGCAAGCGGCCGCTATTCTATACGAGCTCGGGGATAAAGAGACGGCAAAAGAGGCGGTAATCAAAATTACCCCTGAACAGCTGGATGACAATCTCTTTGCCAGCTATGCACAGGTCTATGGCCGTTTGCTCGCTGCAGACGACGATTTCTTTGAGGCCCTAGACCTGGCGGCCTCTCCACGCCTGGAAAATGTTTGGCCGCAGTTGCCACAAGAGACCGCTCTGCCCTTACGCACCCTTCGCGCCGATTTGTGGGGGCTTCTGGGCAACCTGGACAGCGCAATCAATGAGCGACGGGAAATTTCTTATATTGCCCGGTCCGATAAAGCGATCACTGAGAATAACAACGGATTTTGGCACCTCCTGACGCAATTGCCGTCCAGTGAGCTACAGACCCGTGCCACCCAAAGCAACGACACCCAGATGCGCGCCTGGTATCAGCTGGCTCTCTTAGGCCGCGATACTCAAACTGACATCAGCTCACAGTTGACCGCCCTCAGCCGCTGGCGAGAGCGCTGGCCGGCCCATAGCGCCAACGCTCATCCGCCCCAGGCCTTGCAGTTACTTGAGCAGTTAGCTACCCAGCGGGCGGACCGCGTGGCGCTGCTACTGCCATTATCCGGTCCTCTGGGCAACGCCGGCAGGGCAATCCGGGATGGCTTTATGGCCGCCCACTACACCGCCCTGAATGCTGGCGGCGCCACGCCAAAAGTGATGGTCTACGACACCGGGGTCGATCAGCCTTTCGAGGAAATTTACCAGAGCGCAGTAGATGCCGGCGCGCAGATGATTGTTGGCCCCCTGGATAAGAGCAAAGTGGCCAACCTGCTCGCCACCGAAAAGCTGCCGGTACCCACCCTCGCCCTCAACTATGGCGATGAGGGGCGTCTGACCACCGACCTGGTCCAGTTTGGCCTGGCAATTGAAGATGAAGCGCGGCAAATTGCCCAGCACGCCTACCGGCAGGGCAAACGACAGGCAATGGTCCTCACCGCTGACAATAGCTGGGGACAGCGCGGCGCTGAAGCATTTGAAGAAGAGTGGTTGCGCCTCGGTGGCTCCATTAGCATTCGCCGGACGTTTAAGGACAACAGCAAGTTCTCGGCTCTGGTCAGCGACTCCCTGTTAATTCCCGCCAGTAACGCGCGCAAGAAGGAATTGCAGAGTCGCCTGGCGGCAAAGCTGGAATTTACCCCCAGACGCCGTGACGATGTCGATATGGTATTCCTGGCAGCACAACCCCAGCAGGCGCGCCAGCTCAACCCTATGCTGACCTACTACTACGCCAGTGACCTGCCCGTATACGCTACCTCCCATGTCTTTGGTGGCAGCATCAATCGCAATCGCGACAGGGACATGAACGGTATTCGCTTTACCGCTCTTCCCTGGCTGTTTGAAAGCAATCAAACCAAGCAGGATATCGAGGAGCAGGCGTCGCCCGCACCGGCTTTTGCCCGACTCTATGCCCTCGGTGCCGATGCCTTCCGCCTCTACCCGCGCTTACCGATGCTGCGCCAGTTCCCGGAACAGAAAATGCACGGTCTCACCGGCGCACTGAGCCTGAGTGCCGATGGCCGCATAGTCCGCGAGCAAATGTGGGCGCGAATCGACAAAGGGGTGCCGGTGCCCATCACTACCGTCGAGCCCCAGCTGCCACAGCGAGAGCCGATCGAGTTAAGTGGGAATCGTGAGGCTTTTTAA
- a CDS encoding BON domain-containing protein — translation MNNKKLTLGKYLLAALAATTLLAGCSTLLEATHDGPIQQDPGERSFGTYIDDQRIETVTTVNINKAHPDLKTSNININSFNGVVLLTGQVPSQELRLLAGRTAEQVQNVRQVYNEIQVRGQVTLLASTSDTWLTTKVKSNLFANKEVDSGRIKVVTENGVVYLMGLLTPAEAERAAEVTRSVGGVQKVVKAVEYIN, via the coding sequence ATGAACAACAAAAAGTTGACCCTGGGGAAATATCTACTGGCTGCCCTCGCGGCGACCACTTTGCTAGCGGGATGTAGCACCCTATTGGAGGCCACCCATGACGGCCCCATTCAGCAGGACCCTGGCGAGCGATCTTTTGGCACCTATATTGATGACCAACGCATCGAGACAGTGACCACAGTTAATATTAACAAGGCCCACCCGGACCTGAAAACCTCAAATATCAATATCAATTCTTTTAACGGTGTCGTTCTGCTCACCGGCCAGGTGCCCAGCCAGGAGCTGCGCTTATTAGCTGGGCGCACTGCGGAGCAGGTGCAGAATGTCCGCCAGGTCTACAACGAAATCCAGGTACGCGGTCAGGTCACCCTGCTGGCCAGCACCAGCGATACCTGGCTGACAACCAAAGTGAAAAGCAACCTGTTCGCCAATAAAGAAGTGGACAGTGGCCGTATCAAAGTCGTGACAGAGAATGGAGTAGTGTATCTGATGGGACTGCTGACACCCGCCGAGGCAGAGCGAGCGGCAGAGGTAACCCGCTCAGTGGGCGGGGTACAGAAAGTTGTGAAAGCAGTGGAATACATCAACTAA
- the rsmI gene encoding 16S rRNA (cytidine(1402)-2'-O)-methyltransferase — MGPDQALLYIVATPIGNLADMVPRAIEVLQCADLVAAEDTRHSQRLFSHFNIDTPLMAYHDHSDDKRTEQILQRLEQGQTIALISDAGTPLISDPGYRLVREARERGIKVSPIPGACAFVSALSAAGLPSDKFSFEGFLPAKSGARERALQELASDTRTLVFYEAPHRVADTLEAMAAVFGGNREAVIAREVSKAFETFQLMPLAELVEWVRADSNQQRGEIVLMVRGAERSRDSELDGEAQRVMSLLLAELPPKKAAAIAAEITGVKKKVLYNWSLEQK, encoded by the coding sequence ATGGGGCCGGATCAGGCGCTGCTTTACATTGTCGCTACGCCCATTGGTAATTTGGCCGATATGGTACCGCGAGCGATCGAAGTTCTACAATGTGCCGATCTGGTTGCGGCGGAGGACACACGTCACAGTCAGCGATTATTTTCCCATTTTAATATCGATACGCCACTAATGGCATATCACGATCACTCGGATGACAAGCGCACAGAGCAGATTTTGCAGCGCTTGGAGCAGGGCCAGACCATTGCCCTGATTTCCGATGCGGGCACCCCGCTGATCTCAGATCCCGGTTATCGCCTGGTACGTGAAGCCCGGGAGCGTGGAATCAAAGTCTCCCCGATACCGGGGGCTTGTGCTTTTGTCTCCGCACTGAGCGCCGCCGGACTCCCCAGCGACAAGTTTAGTTTCGAGGGATTCCTGCCGGCTAAGTCCGGTGCCCGTGAGCGAGCTCTACAGGAGTTGGCCAGTGATACCCGTACCCTGGTGTTCTACGAGGCCCCTCACCGGGTTGCCGACACTTTGGAGGCAATGGCGGCCGTGTTTGGCGGCAATCGCGAAGCGGTGATAGCCCGCGAGGTCAGCAAGGCCTTTGAAACTTTTCAGTTGATGCCTCTGGCAGAGTTGGTTGAGTGGGTCCGCGCTGACAGCAACCAGCAGCGCGGTGAGATTGTTTTGATGGTGCGTGGTGCGGAGCGCTCTCGTGACAGTGAGCTGGATGGGGAGGCGCAGCGTGTGATGTCACTGTTGCTGGCAGAGTTACCGCCGAAAAAAGCGGCTGCGATCGCTGCAGAAATAACCGGGGTTAAAAAGAAAGTCCTGTACAACTGGAGTCTGGAGCAAAAATAA
- a CDS encoding LemA family protein: protein MGSTGLIVLVTIAALLFYIISIFNKLVSLKNHSENAFAQIEIQLKRRHDLVPNLVESARAYLNHERETLEAVISARNTAISDLKTAARNPTNAAAIDKLGRAEGFLNNALSRLNMVIEAYPELKANQTLAELSEELNSTENRVAFARQAFNDCVTIYNIYKQSFPPVFLAGLFGHRANAKLLEFSDSETLQVAPQIEF from the coding sequence ATGGGGTCTACGGGACTTATTGTGTTGGTAACCATTGCCGCACTTTTGTTTTACATCATCAGTATTTTCAACAAACTGGTTTCACTCAAAAACCACAGCGAAAACGCATTTGCGCAGATTGAAATACAGTTAAAGCGACGTCACGACCTCGTACCAAATCTGGTAGAAAGTGCCAGGGCATACCTGAATCACGAGAGGGAAACCCTGGAAGCGGTTATCAGTGCGCGAAATACCGCGATTTCAGACCTCAAAACCGCCGCTAGAAACCCCACTAATGCCGCCGCAATCGATAAGCTCGGCCGCGCCGAGGGGTTTCTCAACAACGCATTAAGCCGCCTGAATATGGTGATTGAGGCCTACCCGGAACTGAAAGCCAACCAAACCCTCGCCGAACTCAGCGAGGAGCTAAACAGCACCGAAAACCGGGTGGCATTTGCCCGCCAGGCCTTTAACGACTGCGTCACCATTTACAACATCTACAAGCAGAGCTTCCCACCGGTATTCCTGGCCGGCTTATTCGGGCACAGGGCCAACGCCAAACTGCTTGAGTTTTCAGACTCAGAAACCCTGCAAGTCGCCCCACAAATCGAGTTTTAA
- a CDS encoding YraN family protein, which translates to MRLFKGSSGTVGSQMEAAAARYLKRAGLTLLERNYRGSHGEIDLIARESDTVVFVEVRFRRKSKFGGAAASVDSRKQAKLLATASRYLQQQKLDCPCRFDVLAIDGDAQNIQWIKNAFEA; encoded by the coding sequence GTGAGGCTTTTTAAGGGTTCAAGCGGCACTGTCGGCAGCCAAATGGAGGCTGCCGCAGCCCGCTATTTAAAGCGCGCAGGGCTAACTCTGCTGGAGCGCAATTATCGCGGTTCACACGGAGAGATAGACCTTATCGCCCGTGAAAGCGATACTGTCGTGTTCGTGGAGGTGCGCTTTCGCCGCAAGAGCAAATTCGGCGGGGCCGCAGCCAGCGTGGATTCACGCAAGCAAGCCAAGCTACTGGCCACTGCCAGCCGCTATTTGCAGCAACAAAAACTGGATTGTCCGTGCCGCTTCGATGTCCTTGCCATAGACGGCGATGCACAAAACATTCAGTGGATTAAAAACGCCTTCGAAGCCTGA